The Williamsoniiplasma somnilux genome includes a window with the following:
- the proS gene encoding proline--tRNA ligase — protein MAKQLDKITPRDEDFSQWYTDTVINAKLVEYGPVKGTIIFRPYGYAIWENIQNYLDKKFKAIGVQNVYFPLLIPESLFNKEKEHIDGFSPEIATVTQIGDKKLPEKLFIRPTSEVLMADFFQKEVKSYRDLPLVYNQWCNVMRWEKTTRPFLRTSEFLWQEGHTVHNSPSEAKNLTLQILDIYTKFAQEILLLPVVAGRKTEKEKFAGAQETYTIESLMHDGQALQCGTSHFFGDNFSKVYDIKFQNKDGKLEHAYSTSWGVSTRLIGAIIMTHSDDSGLVLPSQISPIQVSIIQIKKTTEITKVTNKIVDSISDLRINVDNSDKTFGFKISDAEIKGVPIRIEIGPRDLENGQVTISRRDTREKNQIKINDVEKTVHEMLKEYDQNLYKIALENRMKRTSTASTIEEYQKQLELNTGFVLVPFCGRIECETEVKQKTSTNSRCIPFDIEQVEGKCFNCGQESKLRVYFGRAY, from the coding sequence ATGGCAAAACAATTAGATAAAATAACCCCAAGAGATGAAGATTTTTCCCAATGATATACCGATACAGTTATTAACGCTAAATTGGTTGAGTATGGTCCAGTGAAAGGAACAATTATCTTTCGACCATATGGATATGCTATTTGAGAAAATATTCAAAATTATTTAGACAAAAAATTTAAAGCTATCGGAGTTCAAAATGTATATTTTCCACTTTTGATTCCTGAATCTTTATTTAATAAAGAAAAAGAACATATTGATGGATTTAGTCCTGAAATCGCAACAGTTACTCAAATTGGCGATAAAAAATTACCCGAAAAATTGTTCATCAGACCAACGAGTGAAGTTCTTATGGCTGATTTTTTTCAAAAAGAAGTAAAATCCTATCGTGATTTACCATTAGTTTATAACCAATGGTGCAACGTTATGCGATGAGAAAAAACTACAAGACCTTTTTTGAGAACATCAGAGTTTTTATGACAAGAAGGACACACGGTGCATAATTCTCCAAGTGAAGCTAAAAATTTAACATTACAAATTTTAGATATTTACACTAAATTTGCTCAAGAGATATTATTATTGCCAGTTGTTGCTGGAAGAAAAACAGAAAAAGAAAAATTTGCTGGAGCTCAAGAAACATACACTATTGAGTCGTTGATGCACGATGGACAGGCATTACAGTGTGGAACTTCGCATTTCTTCGGTGATAATTTTTCAAAAGTATATGATATTAAATTTCAAAATAAAGATGGTAAACTAGAGCATGCTTACTCAACATCATGAGGGGTATCAACTAGGCTAATTGGTGCAATTATCATGACTCATAGTGATGATTCTGGTTTGGTTTTGCCTAGCCAAATTTCACCAATACAAGTTTCAATAATTCAAATCAAAAAAACTACAGAAATAACTAAAGTAACTAATAAAATTGTTGATTCAATTTCTGATTTAAGAATAAATGTTGATAATAGTGATAAAACCTTTGGTTTTAAAATTTCTGATGCAGAAATTAAGGGTGTTCCAATTAGAATTGAAATTGGACCACGTGATTTAGAAAATGGACAAGTAACTATTTCTCGTAGAGATACAAGAGAAAAAAATCAAATCAAAATTAATGATGTTGAAAAAACAGTACATGAAATGCTAAAAGAGTATGATCAAAATTTATACAAAATAGCTTTAGAAAATAGAATGAAAAGAACTTCAACAGCAAGTACTATTGAAGAGTATCAAAAACAATTGGAATTAAATACTGGTTTTGTTTTGGTTCCATTTTGCGGAAGAATAGAATGCGAAACAGAAGTTAAACAAAAAACTTCAACTAATTCTAGATGCATTCCATTTGACATTGAACAAGTAGAGGGCAAATGCTTCAATTGTGGTCAAGAATCAAAATTGAGAGTTTATTTTGGTAGAGCTTATTAA